GCAGTTAGCCATGCTGCCCacgtgctgctctgctcccactTCTCTGcctctgaatcacagaatcatacaattgCTCAGGTTGGGAATGCACCAGTGTACCACGGGACACCTTCCTCTTTGACTTCTCAAGGAGCAAATGATGGCAAAAGCCTAATTTGGAACAAGTTTTCTCAGGGTTATCTTTGCATAAAGACAGTCATTCCCAGTTCTGCAACTTCATCTTACACTCCAGTGAATAGTTTCCATCTTTATCATAGTGAATAAATATCTTCTTACACAGAAATGGTACATTTAGCCAGTTTTGAAGCTGTGTCCTTGTATACCAATTTCCAGGACGTGCCCATTAGAAAAAATGCAGGTGTAATGCAATTCTGCAGCTATTCAATTTGTTCCACTGGCAGCGCATCTGCTGCTCTGTTATTATCATCTGCCTTTTTCCCTGGGACATTTGCCTTTGCACACAGCCCTTTCTTTGCCTTCCTGCGATGTTTCATCGTGTTTTGCATTCAAGGACatttcacttccattttcttAGTGGAATGCAAGAAGGCTTATTAGTCACTAAccatttttggtttgtttgtttctttcttctgagtCCCATTGATTATttagtgataggatgagggagAATGGCCTTaggttgtgccaggagagggTCAGGATGGGTATGAAGAACAATTCCTTTTCCACAGAGcagtcaggcagtggcacagctgcccatggagtgggggtcaccatcccctgggggtgtcccagagctGNNNNNNNNNNNNNNNNNNNNNNNNNNNNNNNNNNNNNNNNNNNNNNNNNNNNNNNNNNNNNNNNNNNNNNNNNNNNNNNNNNNNNNNNNNNNNNNNNNNNacacagcagggggttgggactggatgagcatcgtgggcctttgcaaccctatgattctatgagttttATGGCTAATGCATTTAGTATGCAACAGCAACACCTGCAGTGGGTGCAGTGGGGCAACAACCTGCCAGGGGTTGGAGATGTGCTGCAGATATGTGGGATGGCTGAGCCTTGTTATAAGTGCAAACTTTTCTTTCGGAACCAGGGAGTTTTCTGGCAGGACTTGCCCTGCTGCCTGGTGCTGATGAGCTCATGGCACTCAGGCTGTGTCTCTGGCTTCCCACTGTGCCAGGGGATCTCAGCCCGTGGCCTGAGTTGTGCTGGTAATGGCCAGCCTGAAGGTGTTAATCAACGTCAGGTCTAATTATGAACAGTCAAATTCAACGTAGAAATGTGTAATTTTGTTTCTAAGCatgttctctctttctctgaagGGAAATCTATCTTcagtcttttctgaaagaataagTTGCCAGTGCTATTCTGCAAATTGTTAAGCCTTTAGTATCAGATTTCCTTATTATGGAAATTTAGGTTGAAGtcagctgttgtgctgtgtCTCTGCTTCCAAGCATGCATACAGCTCACATaagaaaaaggcttttatttttctgctctggGGAACCTTTTATAAAAGCAGCAGTCCTGGGTGCGCAGAATTTGTGCCCATTATCAGTAACCACAGTGGCAGAGGTGCTGCATAGAAGCCAGCAGACTGGGCAGGGCTGTGAGCTGTCAGATACCTGCATGAGTAATGTTTATGCTGTCAGAAGCCCTTCTGGGGGTTATCCTTGACAGCCATGCTCGGATCTGGCTGGCCTTGTTGCCTGCGACTTATGGATACCTGGGAATATTAAGGGACTTACCCCAGCAATGCCACTTCAGGTGAAGGTAAGAGAATCCGTTATAAAATTTCAGGCAGTAGTCATAATAAGCAGTTAGCACACTTCTGAAGGACTGAAGGTgatcagctgctgctctggcactCATTACAGTGCAGGTCTGGTGGTCACTTGGTGGTGGGTTTGTCCGATCGTGGTCTAGACGTGGTCATTGCATGTCTGGGAGGCCTCTTAGAAAGACTTGGTAGAAAACATGAGAAGCAGAAGCAGTGCTTTCACTGTCATCTTGCTTAGCTTCAGCTTTTTCTTAATTGTAACTCTGGCTTGAGTGCAAAGCTGTGgttttgtgctgctttcttcaAGTCCAAAGCCTTGGCTGTTGTATGGCTCTGTGTGCTCAGAGCAGGGAAGGGACTCTGGACAGAAGGAGCAGCCATCGCTGCCTGAAATCCTTCAGTGCCTCCAGCCCTGTGCCTGGGCAGGGAGCGTCCAGTTCAGCCCTGAGAAGGGAGAGCcaattattttgatttctggTGGTCTCATCTAGTCCATTTGTCTCATGCCATGAAGTGTTgccttatttcttcttccagctcaAAGTGGTCACTGAAGTGTGTTCAGGTTTTACCTGCTTACAGCTTCCTATCAGTAAAAGCtaccttgtttttaaatattttactgtgcTTATAAAGTTATGCATAGAGAAATTCTAAACCGTCCCTAAACAAGGAAGGTCAGAGAGAAATTAATCAGCGCTTTCAGCTAGAAAATGTTTGTGAGTGACACATAAGGAATTATTTTGCCTTGTGTATGTGGAGGGAGAATTTCCTGGGATGACAGCCTGCAGGGAGGAAAGGTGCCCATGGGTAATCTGCACAACGTGGAAGGGAGTTCCTGATGTCAGATAGCAGCAGTGCCTCAGGAGGTGCCTACAGCCCCTGCAGTCCCATCAGCTTCTTCCAAATTGCTGAGCTCACAGCCCCCAATGCTGCCAAAGCAGCTCTGGCCTCAGTGAGGTCCTTATGTGTGGGATTGCTGCTGAATTTAAAGATGCCATAGCTCTGATAGGGGGCGAGGGATGCAGGGgacctctgagctctgccaggtGTGCTCAGGCTGCTGGAGCACTTCTCACAGGTGGGCTTTGGGTTGTTCCTAAAGCCATGTAAGACcagagctttgctttgtttggcTTTGCATTGTTATTGCTCAGTGGAAAATGCTGCTCCTCCAATTACTTTATCACAGTGACAGTCAGTTATTTGTGGTCTTGGCACGGAGTGAGCAGTGCAGAGATGAGGACGTTACATGTGTGCCAAACAGAgcctgctctgtgtgacagaaCACAGGCACAAGGGGAGGCAATCCGGGTCAGGCACCAGCAGCAAAACACCCATGTgcaggaggagaagaagaaagtgtgagtgctcagcagggctgtgtttgTACTGCAGGGTTAAATCCAAGTGGCTTACTGTTGTTCCTCTGGAAATGGGGGAAACTTCTCTGTGCCAAAGGGGCAGaagtgctgctggagagaagggaaagtACCCTGGGCTTGGCTAAGTGCCTGCGGCTGCTGGCCAGGTTTTGGTGCTCGCTGGTGGCcaagagcagggctgtgctccctgTGCCACCTCTTGGCTGTGTGGGGATGGCTGTCCTGGCTTCTTTATATATGCTTCCTTAATAACTGCTTGTCCATGAAAAGGGGTTGCTGTAGGACTAGAGCAGCATAAATCTCATACTAACTGCAACCAGAACTAAAGGCTCTGCCTTGGGCAGGtggcagaagctgcagctgcatCCCAACGAGCATCCAGCCGCAGTGGGGCTGTGTCCATCTGTTAAGGGCAGGTGTGAGGTTCAGCCATGCCTCTGTGGGCTGCTGTCCCACCCCATTGACTCCTGTGCTTTGATATTGCTGATGGCATCAGAAAGAGTTCCCTTTGTTACTGAGAGCTCCAGGAGAGCCTTATAGAGAGCGTTAGCATCAGGGTATGTCTGCTCCACCAGGCATTTTGGGATGGACGCAGTGGTGTCTTGTTTCCTCTACTGCACGTGTGAGCAAGAGATTTGGGGATCCAGAGTTACTActtgctaaaatattttgaagaatacATCAGAAAGTAGTGGAAGGTTAAGGTTAGCCTGGTATTGTAAAGTGGGAAAGATTCAGCAATGCTGTCATAAAAAGCAGCGCTGTAAATGGAGCAAAACTGATGATGAAAAGCTGTCCAGGAAAGCCTTATCTGATGAGTTGTGAGCGCTGTTACAGGTTTGTCCTGAATTAAGGCTGCTGTGTTCAGGTTTGTGGGGGTATTGATGCTTTCACTTGGAGTTAAGGTGAAAATCCCCTGAGCTGTCTGCTGGAAGGCTCAGGATGGTGGATCTGCAGTATTGACTGCGGgttctttgcttttaataatACTGTGTTGTGCAATTGTGGCCTTCCTCAACATGAAAATAACTTTGAGCATTCAGTAAACAACTTGGGAAGTGATTTTTAAGATCTCAAAGCAGAGTTTGGGTGGAAAATCCCGGAGGAATATTTGATATTCAGGGCTATACCTGGAGCTTTATGAACACTGATAGCTGGAGGGATGAGTGAAGGGTTGCTCCTACCAAGTGCAAACCTGCTTGTACTCTGTAATGAAACaccagaaaacaattttcatgCATCTTCACATCCTTCATCTGCTGGCTATAAAAATTGATTGGCGCTGGGATTTATTGATACAATAAAATTCAGTGAGACAGCACGGCTGCAGTCCTGGCACTCTAAGGGAAATAAATtccttttcaattattttctatttaccTTTCATTTGCATTAATTTCAGTCTTAAAACAGGAACTGGTGCAGTTCAAGTGAATGTATTGAAGCAGAGCTCCAACAGGTGTGTGCTGAAGTGAtggggcaggtggcagcagtAGGGTTTGCAGTAGGGAGAGGTGACAAATTAGTCCTAAACCAAGTCTTTTTTTATGCACCTGCTCCAATGAGCTTTTCTCCTGCTCAAGTGTCGTACCATGCATTTCCTTACAGCAGTTTAAATTTCCTCACAGGTCTTATATACAGTATACAGGAGAGAAGTGTGTTTCAGACAGCAGGATTCTCTGAGCACAATCACTTAAGTAGAAACGAAGCACTGCTGACTGCAGGTAGCCTGGTGGTGCTCCAAAGTGCAACTTCTAGAAAGGATTGCACCAACATCCAGCCTTTTCTATGCGTTTCCATCTTTATATTCTCAGTAATGCAAGGTAATAGTGGGTAATGACTAAATAATCATCAAAATCCCCCAGCTCGTATAAACTACATCTATTTAACGCAGTTCTTTATGTTCCCTAATGCACCGTATCACAAATACTGCATAATAAATTCTACTTACTGGTTACGTTCTCATTTTCCCTCCAAgtgttttgctttcctgcaTGATTTTCTgccttgattttctttcctgagtGCCTCAATATaattctggaagagaaaaatcacagcacagcccttcATGTTCGTGCAATTTGCACACAGCCAACGGGAAGGATGGTAAATAGTCTCACTGTTTCCATATTACTGAGcttggaaaatgtgtttttcctgCATTTAAACAGCTGTATTTACTTCATGTGTATTTATAAAGTAACATCTGATGAGTGCAGAAGGAAAACCCGTGTTTCTGGGGAAGTCTTGCCAGCATCAGTGTGTGTTAACAACTCGTGTGCATCGTAAGGAGTTTTGGGGGTGGTGGAGTGGCAGTCCTTGGATCTGTGCATGGCATGCAGTGCATGGCTTACCTTTATCTCTCCTTCAGCGAGCTGTGTGTTCCTGAAGCAGAAAAAGTGCAGTGTGTGTCAGTGCAGTGGTTGCAGTGAAGGGAAGATGTTATCTTCTGTATGGTTACAAGCACCTCCAGGTGACGGTGCTGTGATGGAGATTACACACACGATGCATGGCTGTAGCAGTACTGGCACGTCTTGTTTAGCTTCCAGAGCTGAGTGCTGGCACAGGACCCAGGGAGCACAGGATCCATGGGAGATGCGTGAGCAGCTTGCAAGTGTTAGGTAGCCAGCAGGTCAACGTGCTCATGGAGTTATTGAATCCAAGCAATGGATGTTCTCACCATGGGACCGGTGCTTGTGGACTGAGGTCATCCCAGCAGCCAGTACAGGAATCGCCTCTGTTACACTCATCAGTTAGCAAGCACTGATGACTTTGTGTCTGTGCAGTTTGTCTGCTCCAGAGCAGCTGCTTATTTAAAATTTGATCCTTAGGTCACTTCTTTCCAAGGagaggggctgtgggcagcctgagcttGTAGGGGCAGCCAGCCTACAGCAGGGGTGGGCTCCTTCCAGCCCAGCCATTGCATGGTCCTGTGATGgttaaggccccttccaacccaaccattctatggtcCTGTGATGGttaaggccccttccagcccaaccattctatagttctgtgatctttaagctcccttccaacccaaccattcagTGGTTCtgtggtctttaaggtcctcGCCATCCCAAACTATTCCAAGTTTCTGTGAATATtctgtaagaaataaaacaaaatgcaacatGAGCTATCCCTTGAGCTCAAAAAGCATACCAAAACATTAGTGATAGCTAAAGCACAAACGGAGACGATCTCCAGTTTTATCTTTGTTCACAGAGTTGCTGCTTAGGTGATGCCTTGCTCTTGGCCTCCCCTTTGCACAGCCAGCCCTTTACTTTTGCAGGCGTTTCCAGAATCTCccagaaagctgaagaaagtTGAGTTGCTTGTAGAACTGCTCCTCTGGGAGCACCTTTCAGATTTGATGACTGCGTGCTGTGGGGTGGAAATCAGTGTGGGGCCCAGGTTGCCACCCAGAGCAGACTAAATGCTCCTCTGGGTGGGCTGAGCGCTGCAGTAATCTACTGAAATATGGATTTAATACCATCATATAGACAAAGTACatgcatttacattttctacTGAAATCAAATGACCCAAATTAAGCAAAGTGAATAGATTTAATTTAGTCTCTGATGAGCGGACCAGATATCAACAAATCCCAGTTCATCGCTTGATGTACCCGAGAAACTACACATAGCCAAGCAGCAGAATGAAGTCATTTGGAAATTGAATAATCCTCCCCCAGAGGGGATAATCCCAGCCTGGAAGTGTCTGGGATGCTAAGGAGGGGATGAGCAGCAGGGTCTGTTGCTGTGAATGGAGCCAGGGCTGCCAGAGAAGGACTTGACAAattatgggtcccttccaactctggagATtggatgattctgtgatcaaagCTAGTGAAAAGCTGCAAACGAGGAGATACCTGCCTCTTTGTGTGCTGGCCTTTAGCTGCTAATGCACGTGTCTGGACATCTGTAAACAATCCCATGGAGCAGCTCTCTCCCAGTTTTCAAAATTGAGTCTCTTGTAAATATAATTCAAGTGATTGTTGTGAACTGTGGGACAAGCAGAATTTATGCCAGCTTTGTATATACCCAGTGTGCCTTGGAATTAAATCAGTTCAGAATATCTGATTTTGGACACACTGTTCTGCTGAGCTTTGGCTCTTTTAGGCACCTCTGTTGTCATGGATGATCaccgaatcatagaatccttaaaattggaagagacctgtaaaggtcacctagtccagctcccctgcaatgcacagctaggtcaggttgcccaggtCCTGGTCCAGCCTTACCTTGAAagtctctagggatggggcatccaccacatctctgagcaacctgttccagtgcctcaccaccctcactgtaaaagactttttccttttatctaaCCCAAATCTACCTTCTTTCAGCTTGAAGCCacttccccttgttctatcacaacagactctgaTAACAAGTGATGAACTTTTTCTATGTGAACTCTGAATCTAAATCACGATGTCTAGATGTAAAAAGATTGCTGAAGTTGGAAAGGTGGGATGGTGACCAGCAGACCTGAATGATGGTCTCCATCCAAATGATGTGAAGGCCATTACATAGCtctctgtgtgtgtatttgtataTGTGTTCGTACACACGTGTATGTTTGGTTTCTGTTAACACCATACCTTCTGCAGTCAGATCTGGTGTTCATTGACTATCTCGTGAACCTTTTGTCTGTTCTGCAGAATGCAGTGATGTTCAGTGTTCTGTATTAAAACCTCACCTCGCGTTTTGAAGGCTGTGATCACGATTTCACGTACTTTTTTAATGGCAGCGATCTGGAAGAAGAGATTAAACTGAGTTTTGTTATAGTAGGTGATGTTTATGAAAGAAACCGTATGGACAAGCTGGCTTCGCTGCAGGCACCTGGATCGTTTGTTTTCCTGGCTCTTAACAGAGAGATTTGATACTGGAGGAGCTCCTCCTAAAGAATTCATGCATATGAAGATTCCTTCTGGCCTTCCTGTCGGTAGAGCTCACTAGGGATCTCTggattcacttttttttctttctcctgtgtgttttttttttttggcaggtGCAAGACCAAAGTGTACCCTGAGGAGCTCCCAAACACCAGTGTGGTCATCGTGTTCCACAACGAGGCCTGGAGCACCCTGCTGCGCACCGTGCACAGCGTGCTCGCCCGCTCCCCGCGCCGCCTGCTCGCCGAGATCATCCTGGTGGACGATGCCAGCGAGAGGGGTGGGTGCTGCAGGAAACTGTTGGCAAccctttgtgctgtgctgtgtcgCTGCAGAAGGCAGAATCCCTTCCCCCGTCTCTCTTTTGGTCTCTCTTTTGCTGCATTCCCAAATGGGATCGCATCCCATCAGTGGGATGGATGGGGCGATGAGCGGTTTTCCTTGGTGCAGCCAAATGCAACGTTCATTTGCAACCATTCAGTGCAAGGAGGGTGCAAGCCAAGCCATCCTTTACTTCTGCTCCATGGAGCACTAACTTCACTGTAGTTACTGCCCTGGATTTCCCtgcttctgaaaacatacaGGCTTGTTACTTCTCTGTGCCCAAAGGCTAGTCCTAGAGGGCCCAAATGGTGCAATTTATCAAAAATAGCTGTAGTCATATTAAGCCATATACAAATGAGCAGAAGTACAATCTTCTTACACCCAATACTGATTGCTGATTTATTACTGGGAAACAGACTGTGACTTAGTTGAAGATCCTTTTATCTCTGTGATGTTCTCATGAGGTGCTCAGGTCGATGTGTGCACTCATGGATGTGTGCTTTGTGGCTTCACAGAGCTAAGTTCCAGCATGAGCCTCTGTAGCTCTGCTCTTGCTCTTCAAAAAGCTTTACATGTGTCAGGAGGAGTTTCCTGCGCTGTGCCAGTGTTGGTCCCTGGCAGGGCAGAGCATAACACGTATGTTCTGCAGCTGCATTTGGAGCCCTTAGGAGTTGCTGAACCTAGCTGTAACAGAGCAATAGAacagttgggttggaagggaccttaaagataatcaaaccatagaatggttgggttggaagggaccttaaagataatcaaaccatagaatggttgggttggaagggaccttaaagataatcaaaccatagaatggttgggttagaagggaccttaaaggtcacagagccATAGAAGgcttggaagagaccttaaaggtcacagagccATAGAAGGcttggaagagatcttaaaggccatagaaccatagaaaggttgggttgggttggaagggatgtcaCAGCCCAGGTGTGGACTGGCTGCTTCCCAgctcaggttgctcagagcccatccatgGCTTGGGGCACCTCAGCtcagggcagcagtgccaggacctCGGCACCCTCAAATAATGTttctctattattattattattattattattattttttctattgcCTTTGGCAGAATTTCTGAAGGCCTCCTTGGAGAACTATGTGAAGAAGCTGGAGGTCCCAGTGAAGATCCTCCGGATGGAGCAGCGGTCAGGGCTGATCCGTGCAAGGCTGCGAGGGGCAGCGGCTGCCCGGGGGCAGGTGGTCACCTTCCTGGATGCACACTGTGAGTGCACCCGTGGCTGGCTGGAGCCATTGCTGGCCAGGATCCGGGAGGACAGGTGAGAGGAGAGTGGGGGACAGCAGATCCTTGCAACATCAGCTGGGGCTCTGGGCCATCCCTCGAGCACTGTGCTGCTAAAGCAATAAAAGTGCAAAAAACGTTCATTGATCtgaaaaagtagatttttttttttaagatttattttgcaGGAAGGTAGAGGATTCTATAAAATTTATATCTAACATACTGAACCACAGAACCTTAgtgggtggaagggacctctggagccCCGTAGCCCAACCCCTGCAGGAGTTCCCTACTGCAGTGCACTGCACACAATCCAGGGGGGTAcaaatatctccagagagggAGACTCCTCACCAATCTGAGCAGATGTGGCAGGGCTCTGCCACCATCCAGGTtaagaagtttttcttcctgttcacATGGAACTTCCTGGGTTCCGGTTTATGCCACGTCCTATCGCAGGGCACTGCTGAACAGAGCTTTCCTGCAGAGGAGCCACGGAATAAAACAGTGGGGGGATTCAAACAACAGTTTCATTTCcaaatgccttttatttttttcctcacaggagGACTGTTGTGTGCCCAATCATCGATGTGATCAGTGATGACACGTTTGAGTACATGGCTGGGTCAGATATGACTTATGGAGGCTTCAACTGGAAGCTGAACTTCCGCTGGTATCCCGTGCCCCAGAGGGAGATGGACAGGAGGAAGGGGGACAGGACCTTGCCTGTAAGGTAAGGAGGGGAAATGGAGTTCTGGGGTGTTTGGCTTTGCTGTAGGTAGATGATAATACTGAAGTTTTGCTGCAGTATTAGACAATACACACCAGATAGCTGTGGCAGAAAGCACCAACATCTGCCCCGTCCTTAATGCTGTAATGTAACTATCAGATAACTATCAGAGCTGAGAAAACTCTGTCAATATTTCCTTTAGAACGTTCAATAATTCAAAATAATACTTGCTTTCTAAGTATTGAGcttccttctgtgtttgttATCAGCAAGTAGCCTTGTTGAACTTGTTTGCAGACATTGCTGTTCTCATGACTTAAAACAAATATTAGAACATATTGCTGAAACGGAAATTTTAGACATTTAATCCAAGCATTTGGTTATGGTCTGCACTTCTTAAAATACATACTGCctataaaataacaataatgacAGTGCATACCCAGTCAAAACTAATCTAAGAATATATCCTGAGTTCCTCTGAGCCTTCCCAACCTCCTGTTTCTAATTGCTGAAACCAAAGTCTGTCACAAAACCTCGAGAAAAGTTATAAATGAAGTTGAAACCAAGCAGATTGAATACGTTACTTGCCATGGGTTATTTGCTCAGCTCCAATAGCTTCTGTCATCTTCAtgagaactgaaagaaaaattaaaaaagaaaaaaaagaaaaaaaaagaaaaaaaacaactttaagtTGTAATAAGTGGATGTAATGCTTTCAAACCTGTCTAAAGAGACGTCATGAAATAGAAAGAATTCCAGTCCTTCAAACCCCTGACTGTGGGTGACAGGCAGATTAGGAGAGAGGCAGCTCAGGGGATGGCAGTTCCCAGCAAAGCTTTGCAAAGTTTCCAGGTGAGGCAGAGGGTGGGCACAGAAAAGCTTTTTGGATCTGCCGATACTGACAGTGGCCAAAATCTGTCACTTTAATTCTTTCAAAGCCTGGGATCAGAGAAGTGCTGAATGTTTTACATCTCTTTCTCATCAGACCATCTCTGGAACCACCTTGCTTTCCAGTTCCTTACCCAGTTAAGCCTGAAGTGTGTGTTAGGTTCATAGTGTTAATTGTTGTAACGAGCTGCACGGCCTCACGCTGTGCTggctggcactgctggctgctcctCCAACACCCTTGGCTTtgctccagcccttctgtgcCGACACAGGAAGCTTTGAAAGACGGGCAGAAGGGAAGCAGTACTTAAGGTTAATCCAGAATCATGCACGTAACTGACTCCTAGAGTTATTAAagcaaagcagcttttcatCCTTTCCTCGCTGGCTTATAGCTGGTGATTGCCTGGTGTTCTGGGAGCCCTCCAGGTGAAGATGGGTGTTAGTGGAGGGTCAAGACTTAATGAACGATGCAACACATCCTCTAATTAGCCCTGTAACAAGTATTTGAGAGGGAGGTGGTGGTTCCAAAGGTGGTGTAATTGGGCTGCTTGGGATGCAAGCTGTTAGCTTTTAGGCACAGGTGCCCTTTCTGAACAAGCAGTGGAGACTTTTTGATCAAAAACAGCATGTGAGATTTCTCCTGGAAACACTGGCAGCTGGTGAACACCGAGAAGAGGTGTAACAGTCTTCATATGGGAAATAACATTTAATAAGTCATCGGCTGCTTTCAGTGCTGGCCACTATCTGGAAATGCTTATCAAAAGCAATCCGAGAGATTGTGGCAGTAAATCAGTCTTGAGGTGTCAGAATCACAAAAGTGAACTTGCATCCAACGAGAAAAAGTGGAATATTTCAGTTGAGTTCAGAAGGCTTTTGGCAAATGCTGCTCCTTGTCAGTTCTAAAGATGAGAGGCCAAAAATAAGCCAAAGCCAAACCCACACCAACCGTTTGGGAACAAGCtgctgacttcattttttttgcattgcCTTCCCCGTTCTGCAACATCATTTCAGTCTCATGAAGATTGAATATGGGTGcattcatctttttctctttgcaatcAATGGAATAAGCACAGAATACATAAAGATCAGTGACTAATGTGCTTGTATGTGTAATGGAATCATTGCACTCAAATCCTGAGTTTTATTACACTAAAAAGCCGTGTAAtcagaaaaagtgttttactCAAATTCTTACCTGTCGTAATAACAATGACAAATTCCTACTGTGACTTTTTACGTTTAATACCATCATGCAGATTAGGCATTATCAACCTGTGAGTGCAGTGAGGCCGTggcactgctcagagctgtggtgccccatccctggaggtgccccaggCCATGGatgggtcctgggcagcctgagctggggggcagccagcccacggcagggctggggctgaggggtcccttccaacccaaccgtgCTGtgattcttttaattattttaaataaaatgtattgtTGGTGTATATATTGTTACTGTATACACATTTTCTAATGGAAAGATCAGAGTAGTTCACTGCTAAGAGATCACTGGTTGGCATGAATGGATTTCGGCCATCACTGGGACCATTAATCCCAAGGGGGAGTTAAGTACAGACTGTGTGTTATCCTCAGGGGAAGGCACACGATCCTTTCTAATTAGTGGATGTGCAGCATAGCTTGTTTATTTGCTTAAGGAATTAAAGAAACTCTTACATTCACAAATCAGGTATTTCAGCC
Above is a genomic segment from Meleagris gallopavo isolate NT-WF06-2002-E0010 breed Aviagen turkey brand Nicholas breeding stock chromosome 7, Turkey_5.1, whole genome shotgun sequence containing:
- the LOC100544871 gene encoding polypeptide N-acetylgalactosaminyltransferase 13 — encoded protein: MEQRSGLIRARLRGAAAARGQVVTFLDAHCECTRGWLEPLLARIREDRRTVVCPIIDVISDDTFEYMAGSDMTYGGFNWKLNFRWYPVPQREMDRRKGDRTLPVRTPTMAGGLFSIDRNYFEEIGSYDAGMDIWGGENLEMSFRVIAVFLHFLSTNTFAVTVPTLGLGLLCFSCHASRGLIVMLQLFGDVSIQYLVLFTA